From a region of the Mauremys mutica isolate MM-2020 ecotype Southern chromosome 12, ASM2049712v1, whole genome shotgun sequence genome:
- the LOC123346689 gene encoding E3 ubiquitin-protein ligase TRIM39-like — protein TLDPDTAHPSLVLSEDRKSVRHGDKRQDLPDNPERFDRYPIVLGTEGFTGGRRYWEVEVGDKRRWDLGVCRESVSRKGKVTYTPEDGYWVMRLRYRKYKACTSPRTPLPVSVMPSRVGIFLDYEAGEVSFYNVTDRSHLFTFTGTFPGKVRPYFSPGLIAGATNAAPLIICPVPAQTGGNLGP, from the coding sequence actctggatccagacacggctcatcccagcctcgtcctgtctgaggatcggaaaagtgtgagacacggagacaaacgccaggatctgcccgacaaccctgagagatttgatagaTATCCCATTGTCCTGGGCACTGAGGGGTTCACGGGCGGgaggcgttactgggaggtggaggtgggagacaagaggAGATGGGacctgggggtttgtagggaatctgtgagcaggaaggggaagGTCACATACACACCTGAGGATGGATACTGGGTCATGCGGCTGAGGTATAGGAAATACAAGGCCTGCACCTCCCCGAGGACCCCCCTCCCTGTAAGCGTCAtgcccagccgggtggggattttcctggactatgaggcgggcgaggtctcgttttacaatgtgactgacaggtcccatctcttcactttcactggcaccttCCCCGGGAAGGTCCGCCCTTATTTCAGTCCTGGTCTCATTGCTGGGGCTACAAAcgcggctcccctgataatctgcccggtcccagctcagACCGGAGGGAATCTcggtccctga